A stretch of the Neofelis nebulosa isolate mNeoNeb1 chromosome 1, mNeoNeb1.pri, whole genome shotgun sequence genome encodes the following:
- the OCLN gene encoding occludin, whose product MSSRPFESPPPYRPDEFKPNHYAPSNDMYGGDMHVRPMLSQPAYSFYPEDEILHFYKWTSPPGVIRILSMLVIVMCIAIFACVASTLAWDRGYGTGLIGGGIGYPYGSGFGTYGTGYGYGYGYGYGYGGYTDPRAAKGFLLAMVAFCFIAALVIFVTSVIRSEISRTRRYYLTVIILSAILGIMMFIATIVYIMGVNPTAQASGSLYSSQIYAICNQFYTPAASGLYVDQYLYHYCVVDPQEAIAIVLGFMVIVAFALIIFFAVKTRSKMDRYDKSNILWDKEHIYDEQPPNVEEWVKNISAGTQDMPPPPSDYVERVDSPMAYSSNGKVNDRRSYPESSYKSTPVPEVVQELPVTSPVDDFRQPRYSGSGNFETPSKRAPTKGRAGRSKRPEQDHYETDYTTGGESCDELEEDWIREYPPITSDQQRQLYKRSFDTGLQEYKSLQAELDEINKELSRLDKELDDYREDSEDYMAAADEYNRLKQVKGSADYKSKRNYCKQLKSKLSHIKKMVGDYDRQKT is encoded by the exons CAAACCCAATCATTATGCACCAAGCAATGATATGTATGGTGGAGACATGCACGTTCGACCAATGCTGTCTCAACCGGCCTATTCTTTTTACCCGGAAGATGAAATTCTTCACTTCTACAAATGGACCTCTCCTCCAGGAGTGATTCGGATTCTGTCTATGCTTGTTATCGTGATGTGCATTGCCATATTTGCCTGTGTCGCCTCCACGCTTGCCTGGGATAGAGGCTATGGAACTGGCTTAATAGGAGGTGGTATAGGCTACCCTTACGGAAGTGGCTTTGGTACCTACGGAACCGGCTACGGCTATGGTTATGGCTATGGCTATGGCTACGGAGGCTACACAGATCCAAGAGCCGCAAAGGGCTTCCTCCTGGCCATGGTGGCCTTCTGTTTCATTGCTGCATTGGTGATATTTGTTACCAGCGTTATCAGATCTGAAATCTCGAGAACGAGAAGATACTACTTGACCGTGATAATACTGAGTGCTATCCTGGGCATCATGATGTTTATTGCCACAATTGTCTACATAATGGGAGTCAATCCAACTGCCCAGGCTTCTGGGTCGCTATACAGTTCACAGATATATGCCATCTGCAACCAGTTTTACACGCCTGCAGCTAGTGGACTCTACGTGGATCAGTATTTGTATCACTACTGTGTGGTAGATCCCCAAGAG GCAATTGCCATTGTCCTGGGATTCATGGTTATTGTGGCTTTtgctttaataattttctttgctgtgaaaaCTCGAAGTAAGATGGACCGGTATGACAAGTCGAATATTTTGTGGGACAAGGAACATATTTATGATGAGCAACCCCCCAATGTCGAAGAATGG gttaaaaatatttctgctggCACACAAGACATGCCTCCTCCCCCTTCTGACTATGTGGAAAGAGTGGACAGCCCCATGGCCTACTCCTCCAACGGTAAAGTGAATGACAGGAGGTCATATCCAGAGTCTTCCTATAAATCAACACC GGTGCCTGAGGTGGTGCAGGAGCTTCCAGTGACTTCACCGGTGGACGACTTCAGGCAGCCTCGCTACAGCGGCAGTGGTAACTTTGAGACGCCTTCAAAAAGGGCACCTACGAAAGGAAGGGCGGGAAGGTCCAAGAGGCCGGAGCAGGACCACTATGAAACAGACTACACGACCGGGGGCGAGTCCTGCGACGAGCTGGAGGAGGACTGGATCAG GGAATATCCACCTATCACTTCAGATCAACAAAGACAACTCTACAAGAGAAGTTTTGACACTGGCCTGCAGGAATACAAGAGCTTACAGGCAGAACTTGAtgaaatcaataaagaactttCTCGTCTGGATAAAGAGTTGGATGACTATAGAGAAGACAGTGAAGACTACATG GCTGCTGCTGATGAGTACAATAGACTGAAGCAAGTGAAGGGA